The following nucleotide sequence is from Microaerobacter geothermalis.
AGTTCTTCCTTAAATTCTTCGGTCATGATGCCTCTTCGCCGAGCCATGGTAACCTCCTTTTTCCGCAGCTGACATCTTTAGTATGTCCAAAAGCTTAAAAAACAGTAGAAACTACCTACTGTTTTCATTCACGTATGAGATCTTTAATTGTCCACCTTCTGTACAAACCGTCAGTTCCACCGTATCAGTCAAAATATCTGCATAGCTGTAGGAAACTCTTTCAAAAGAGTGCTGATCCTGATCCAATTTTATGATGAAAACTGAAGGGTATGTTTCTTCGAGAACTCCTGTTCTTTCAATGGTTTTCCTACGACCTCCGTTGGCCCGAAGAATAATTTTTTCTCCTTTATGGGCATCTAAGCTTCGCTTAATAT
It contains:
- the veg gene encoding biofilm formation stimulator Veg encodes the protein MAKNALLDIKRSLDAHKGEKIILRANGGRRKTIERTGVLEETYPSVFIIKLDQDQHSFERVSYSYADILTDTVELTVCTEGGQLKISYVNENSR